CACGGCCGCCATCGCCACGTAGATCATCAATCGTGCGCCTTCCGGCCACAACGTGCTCATCAGGCTCTGCACGATGCCGATCACGAGGCCGCCCACGAGCGCGCCGGCGAAGCTGCCCATGCCGCCGATGACGACCACGACGAACGCGATGCCCAGCGCTTCGATGCCCATGAACGGTTCGACGCCGCGCACCGGCGCGGCCAGCACGCCCGCGAGGGCCGCCGTGCCCGCGCCGAGTCCGAACGCGAGACTGAACACGCGAAACACGTTGATGCCGAGCAACGACACCATCTCCGACGATTCACTGCCCGCGCGCACGGCACTGCCCAGGCGCGTGCCTTCGAGCAGCCACCACAGCACGGCGGCGAAAGCGGCGGTAAAGCCAATGAGGAAAAGCCGGTACTTGGGATAGACGAAGCTGCCCCACATCACCACGCCGTCGAGCGCTTCGGGCACTGCGACGTTATCTCCCAGGGGCCCCCAGACGATGATGACCAGTTCCTGCACGACGAGCGCCAGGCCGACGGTCACGAGGATGTGGAATTCGTGCGCCTTCTCGTAGATGTGCGAGAGCAGCACTTTCTCGGCGATCCACGCGATGACGCCGACGACGATGGGGCACACGATCAGCGCGAGCCAGAACGACAGGCCCCATTGCAACGCCTGGTAGCAGAAATACGCGCCGAGCAGATAGAAGGCGCCGTGCGCGAAGTTCACGAAGCGCAACAGGCCGAAGATGATCGACAACCCGACGGCGAGCAGGAAGTACAACATGCCGATCCCGACGCCGTTGATGACTTGCAGCAAATAGACGTTCATGCGCGTCCCGTGAAAGCTTGAGTGGACGTGGAACCCCGTGCGCCGCCCGCTTGCGCGGGCGGCACGGACGACACGTGCGGGGACGCCGCAGCGCCCCGCCAGCGACACTGCGGCGTTGTGCCGTCAGGCCATCTTGCACTCGGTCTTGTCGAGCGGCAGGAACGACTTGCCCGCGCTCACGATATCGGCGTAGTCGTCGGCATTCTTCATCTTCGACTTCGCCTTGCCCTTGAGCAGGTAGTAGTTCTTGAGCACCTGGTGATCGCCCTTGCGGATCTCTTCCGGACCGGTGAGCCCGTCGTACTTCATGCCTTCCATCGCGGCGATGACGGCCTTCGGCTCGGCGCTGCCCGCCTTGACCATCGCGTCGAGCATGAGCTTCGAACAGATGTACGAGCCCGCCAGACTGTAGTTCGGATTCTGCTTGAAACGATCCTGCGTGCGCTTGACCAGATCGAGGTTCAGCGGCGCAGCCACGGCGTGCCAGTATTGCGCGCCGAAGTACACGCCGTCGCATAGATCCGCGCCGAGCGTCTCGAACTGTTCCAGGCCCGAGGCCCATGCCATCAGGATCGTGCAGTTCTTCTTCATGCCGAAGCTCACCGCCTGACGCAGCGTGTCGGACGACTGCGAGCCGAAGTTCAGGATCAGCAGCACGTCGGGCTTGGCGGCGGCGGCGTTGGTGAGATAGCCCGAGAACTCCTTCTCGGTGAGCGAGTGGTAGCTGTTGCCCACGTGCTCGATGCCCTTTTCCTTGAAGATGTTCTTCGCGGCGGTGAGCAAGCCTTCGCCGAACACGTATTGCGGCGTGATCGTGTACCAGCGCTTGGCCTTCGGCATCGATTCGATGAGCGGACGCACGGTCTGCTCGATGGCGCCGAAGGTCGGCACCGACCAGCGGAACGTGGCGCTGTTGCAGTCCTTGCCGGTGATCTCGTCGGCGCCAGCAGTGGTGATGAAGATGCCGCCGGCCTTCTCGGCTTCCTTGCCCATCGCCAGCGCTTCCGAGGAAAGAATGCCGCCCGCGAAGAAGCGCACGCCTTTTTGCTGCGCGATTTCCTGCACGCGGCGAATTGCCGTGGCGGGTTTACCCTCGGTGTCGAGCGTGGTGTAGGCGAGCGGTCGGCCGAGCACCTTGCCGTACTGCTCGACGATGAGTTTCATGCCGAGATCGGCGAACTTGCCGTTGGCGGCGAAAGGCCCCGACATGGGCACCGGGCACGCCAGCTGGATGGCGCCGGCGCTTTGTGCGAACACGTCGCGAGCGGAGAATAGGGAGCCAGGCAAAGACGCTGCGGCGGCGAGCTTCAACAGTTCACGACGATTCAATTGGGTCTCCAGTGAGGGAGCAATCGTTCAGTGGGTGCAAACGTGCAGCGCGTCACACGCGAACAGGCCAGCGACCTGGAAACCGACAGTAACGACTTGCAACGTCCGGGGCCTTATCCCTATTCGTCATATTTATAATGATAAATAGGATGAAATTGATCGTAGGTATAATGCTTTGGAGTGTCAATCGGAAAAAATTCCGGGTCGGCACGGCCGACAATTAGCGAGGCGCCACATGGCATTGGATCCGCAAACGATGCGTGAGCCGTTGGAAATCAAGCAGCAGAAGCGCGGCGATCTCGTCGCGGAATCGATCAAGCGTCTGATCACCGAAGGCAATCTGCTACCGGGCGACCGTCTGCCGCGCGAGGTGGAATTGCAGCAGATGTTCGGGGTGTCGAAGAGCACCATTCGCGAGGCGCTCAAGTCGCTCGAAGTGCAGGGGCTCATCAAGGTGAGCACAGGACCGTCGGGTGGCGGCATGGTGGTGGAGGTGCCGCTCGAGCGCACGTTCCAGCTCATGCAGAACTATCTGTTCTTCAAGGAAGTGAGCATCGACGACATCTACACGGTGCGTCAGTTGCTCGAGCCGGAGCTCGCGGCCGGGGCGGTGCCGCATCTGACCGAGGCCGACTTCGCGGCGCTCGAGCACAATATGGCGTGCTGCAGCCCGGCCTCCCACGATCGGCGCGAACTGCTGCGACAACGTCAGGCCGACGTGGACTTCCACGATATTCTCGCGGCCGCCAATCCGAACAGCTTCCTGCGTTTCACGTGCGAACTCGTCAACGAGATGATTCGCCAACTGATCGTGTTCGGCAACGAGACGCCACGCCGCGAGCACGAGAAGTTCGGCACGGCCAACGTCAACATCCATCGCGAGATCACCGACGCGGCGCGTGCCGGCGACGCGCCGCGCGTGCGCGAACTCATGCAGTTCCACATGCAGGAGGCGCGCACTTACATCAAGCGGATGAACGGCAAGCTGCGCGGCCGGCTGATTCTCGACTCGGACATCGCCGACATGCAGCAGCGCGTGCGCTCGCAACTCGGTAACGGGATGGCGGGGATGGCGGGGATGGCGGGGACGGCACAGAAAGCGGGACGCAAATCGTCAGCGGCGAACGTGGCGCCCGCGCAGGACGTCGCGAAGCGCAAGCGCGCCACGGGCAAGGCCACGGAAGACGCGGCGGGGAAGGGCGTAGCGAAAGTCGTCGGCAAGCGCGCCGCAGCCCAGGTGGCCGTCAAGGCGGCGCCGGGTGTGGCGCGCAAGACGCCCGCGAAGCGCAAGGCGGTCGAACCGGGCGCCGCAAAGGCCAAGGCCGCGCCCCGCAAGCGCGCGGTGGCAGGCTGACGTCGCGTGCGATCGGCGTATCAGCGTATCGGCGTATCAGTCGGTCGGACGACCCGTCGTCGGGTCGGCCGCTCAACGCGAGTCCGGATCGGCCAGGTGGACCGTAAGGCGCCTGAGCGCACGCACCTGGCGCAATGCCACGCGAAGATCGCACGTCGAAATCAAACCGATGCCGCCTTCCGCATCGCCGAGCGGCTGGCCGTCCCGCTCGTAGACAACGAGCGCGCCCACGCCGACCGGCGTGTTGTAGAGCTCGTGCCACGAGAACATCACGGTATAGCCGTCGGCGCCCTGCGCCATCACGTAGGCGCGGGTGAAATCGCGCGCTTGCGGCAGACGCAGTTGCGCGACGTCGAGCAACGCGGTGAGCCGCACGCCCTTGTAGTCGCTCGCGCTGCGCACCTTTCTCCCTGACAGGCACACCACGTCGAGCGGCCCGGTCAATTGCGTGGGCAAACGCATGAGCGAGCAAAGATCGAACGAGTGACGTCGTTTGACGCAACCCGAAACGATCACCTCGTGCGAGGTATGCGAGATGTGCGGGATGGGGGAAAGCGGAGAGGCGGGAGGCTCCGCAGCGGAGCTCACCCGCGCAAGCGGCGCGTGGCCGGCGGCGGAGCGCGGCGCATCGGGCGCAAGGCCGGCTTGCACGCGCAGGAGGTCGATGGACATGTCGGGGTCGGCGTATGGGCTTGGGGGCAC
The Pandoraea pulmonicola DNA segment above includes these coding regions:
- a CDS encoding branched-chain amino acid ABC transporter permease; translation: MNVYLLQVINGVGIGMLYFLLAVGLSIIFGLLRFVNFAHGAFYLLGAYFCYQALQWGLSFWLALIVCPIVVGVIAWIAEKVLLSHIYEKAHEFHILVTVGLALVVQELVIIVWGPLGDNVAVPEALDGVVMWGSFVYPKYRLFLIGFTAAFAAVLWWLLEGTRLGSAVRAGSESSEMVSLLGINVFRVFSLAFGLGAGTAALAGVLAAPVRGVEPFMGIEALGIAFVVVVIGGMGSFAGALVGGLVIGIVQSLMSTLWPEGARLMIYVAMAAVLLMRPHGLLGRG
- a CDS encoding ABC transporter substrate-binding protein, producing the protein MNRRELLKLAAAASLPGSLFSARDVFAQSAGAIQLACPVPMSGPFAANGKFADLGMKLIVEQYGKVLGRPLAYTTLDTEGKPATAIRRVQEIAQQKGVRFFAGGILSSEALAMGKEAEKAGGIFITTAGADEITGKDCNSATFRWSVPTFGAIEQTVRPLIESMPKAKRWYTITPQYVFGEGLLTAAKNIFKEKGIEHVGNSYHSLTEKEFSGYLTNAAAAKPDVLLILNFGSQSSDTLRQAVSFGMKKNCTILMAWASGLEQFETLGADLCDGVYFGAQYWHAVAAPLNLDLVKRTQDRFKQNPNYSLAGSYICSKLMLDAMVKAGSAEPKAVIAAMEGMKYDGLTGPEEIRKGDHQVLKNYYLLKGKAKSKMKNADDYADIVSAGKSFLPLDKTECKMA
- a CDS encoding FadR/GntR family transcriptional regulator, with translation MALDPQTMREPLEIKQQKRGDLVAESIKRLITEGNLLPGDRLPREVELQQMFGVSKSTIREALKSLEVQGLIKVSTGPSGGGMVVEVPLERTFQLMQNYLFFKEVSIDDIYTVRQLLEPELAAGAVPHLTEADFAALEHNMACCSPASHDRRELLRQRQADVDFHDILAAANPNSFLRFTCELVNEMIRQLIVFGNETPRREHEKFGTANVNIHREITDAARAGDAPRVRELMQFHMQEARTYIKRMNGKLRGRLILDSDIADMQQRVRSQLGNGMAGMAGMAGTAQKAGRKSSAANVAPAQDVAKRKRATGKATEDAAGKGVAKVVGKRAAAQVAVKAAPGVARKTPAKRKAVEPGAAKAKAAPRKRAVAG
- a CDS encoding molybdopterin-dependent oxidoreductase, which produces MSIDLLRVQAGLAPDAPRSAAGHAPLARVSSAAEPPASPLSPIPHISHTSHEVIVSGCVKRRHSFDLCSLMRLPTQLTGPLDVVCLSGRKVRSASDYKGVRLTALLDVAQLRLPQARDFTRAYVMAQGADGYTVMFSWHELYNTPVGVGALVVYERDGQPLGDAEGGIGLISTCDLRVALRQVRALRRLTVHLADPDSR